DNA sequence from the Vicia villosa cultivar HV-30 ecotype Madison, WI linkage group LG3, Vvil1.0, whole genome shotgun sequence genome:
ctaacaactcatgtaaataattttcaccattaacacaacaaaaacaaaaagaataaattaactttaactgttaagttttcactttaactgttacgttaatgtcCGGAcaaccagttaacagtcaaacccgctgacagcacgattatCCGTGTTtataccatcagtcaaatcaatcttttgcatttcaaaattccaagatttttgttctagaagtcttctgataatcacatgatcaacagagactcaacactacaCAGAAATCAGGTACACCTAACTGTCTCcaacacaaacagtccctaactagggtttttgttttttcaggagaacgattttttgagacctcaaatggatttcatggatctccatatgtctcaaagtaccaccagacaaattttcaaacttcgattcgctcggacgcacagtcaacaactcaaacagtcaacagacgaccagtttgaccgaaaagtcaacagacagtcaaaaaaatgaatttttttgtcaacatccatattttgtcaaaagatttatcatttgatcaatggttgatcataattcatcaagaaaagttcagaaatcgacaaaactctaagtttcaaaattagggttttctcctaaaaagtcaactgaactttgaccgaccataactctctccttgttcatccaaaaaattccaaccaaaacttattttgaaggaaattcaattatctttcaaatgaaattggtaccatggtcattggatttaccatttggaaaatataagccaagacattacaggtcattttcaaagtcaacaaaaaatggttttttgtcaaagcccataacatcaagataacttctccaaatgcaaaaaagcttccaaagtagcttgtagaggacatcttgaggtttctaaaaagtacaagaactccttcatatgatcaaaattgagggagttatgccttgttgaagttggctattttttgggaaaatgcatgaaaccaacattgataaaAATGGTTTCTTTTCCAAAAGGGcccaagcattcatgatccaaacatgtttctaatgatgttaaatggctcccacgaccaacattaggcccatgacatttttatttcttttttaatttaattttatttcatttaaagttaaattaaaaaagaaatggttcaagataacgattcaaggcttttgtccttagcttgagtcaccaagtttgatccaagttctgcagcatagaggtacagaagacttatggcaagaggggtgaagaaaattgaagcaatggccaagattttcaaagtttttattattaaaaatatcaaaagttcaaagacactCAAGAGCTTGGTAGCTTAAGATTTCAGCACTCATATTACTTATAAATGGCTTGGAGACTATCAGCAATAGAGGACACACGAAAGCATAGCCTAGAAAACACcttcaaaaaactcaaaaatatcaaacactttgtaatttttgttttgtaatttctAGCTTACATCAATAAAAAACAATCATCCAAATCATCTTCTgggatcatatagagtaagattgagacCTTAACCAAGTCCTACAATACCCAGAACGCATGTAtatggttcttcatgttcatacatatGTGATTTTCGTTTTCGTATGTGTACTTAGTTTTAATAAGAACTAACAATTCTAATGTGTTTGTGTGGTAAAATATAACAGGTCTAACGTGGAACATGTAGGATTAGGTGCCTGAAACAGGTTCCACCATTTTTGACCGAGCTTGTGTTAGAAGCTTCGTATCTCATGAACCAAGAACTTTCAGGCCACAAAACCATCACCAATGGAATCGCAGCCCTCGAATTAGGGGGGTAGGGTTCCTTTTGAACGTTTATTGTCCTTGTTTTTGCAGGTGGAAGGCTGAggtcgccggagaagacgaccggagggtTGACTCCGGCGTTGCTGACTTCCTTGACTAGGTCAAGGCTTGCGTGGCGGAGGAAAGAGCTCTGATTGGCTCTGGTTTAAATCCTGGTCCCACGTGAAAATTTTTAAACTGGCAGATCCAGTGTTTTTAATCCCACACACTTAGGATGCACCCTATCATTTGAAGCCCTCAGATCTCATTAATTCAAGTTCCAATGCACCTGATCACgccttccataccatagaccctCCGGTCTACCACACTTGATCCAAATTTAACATATTttctatattatttaattttcttttgcaaaattatttaaaaatagtttaaaaaatcagaaaaatatgcaaaaaatatttttagggtgataaaatattgtattaatttttgacacaaaaatatttaatttttcttaataattaaaatattttgtttaattaattagataatacttatatatttatcttttaattagttctagcctatcaaaaaaatcagaatttttttttctttttattaaattaagtttatatattataaactaattttttacatatttaagttttttttacgtgtataattatttgtataattatatgttgattaacttaataatctccaaaacaatttcgaaaaatcacaaaaaaaaaatagttttattttaaaattaattaacaaacaacttggacatatattagacttaattttttaggttcaaattttatttctaatttttgacattttaattaaattaattatgccttaatcttaattaaaatcaaccatccaaaaatcaaaaaatattttccctttatcttattgcaatttaaattcatagataagtgtataggttgtcaaattcatgtaaatagcgtagtttacatttctcgcacaatcgatgaaatagcgtagatttactttccgcattttacattcccgcactttaattcctgtacatataaaactgggTGTATGATAAGAataaaactgaagcgctagatcactaatctcaaagataacatatctgaaaacaaaacacaatcacacttgcatctcttagggtaatccctctgttactcttttcaaaatcaaatcttactgtttcaaatacaattcaaatttttcttctgtatccagtcaaggaaaattttctaaagaaataggaaagaaccttataaacttagggtatacctcctaattgcttgctcaatcaaaaacaacaaaagttctcacatatcactgtttttccaaaacaaactttcaaaaagacaacactttgtatatatccaaacaaggatcattacgaagttaaaaatctttttttcgaaccatcaaaatatctttcgaaagataaacactttgtatacatccgcacaaggatcattacaaagtcaactctttacaaaatatttaaaaccacatacaagcatttcaagcaaaacaaacgattcaaacaagtgagctaagcaattaagagcccatggataaccacggatacaaagggtgctaacaccttccctttgtataacctacccccgtacccaaaatctctttaaggtctttttctgtttcttttataaacctttccttaattggataaaataaaagtcggtggcgactctttgattttcacaactcaaaaataaaagaagagtcagttcgcatcccacaaaaaaaaaCCGAGGATTTCAGTAGGTAAGGGCGCAACAGATCGTTTATAGCTGATTGAAAAGTTGAGGGTGCGTTTTGTCAAGCCAAAGGGCATGACAAGAAACTCACAGTGTCCATCGAAAGTACGAAAAGTTGTTTTATGTGTATCTTCTTATGCCATTCGGATTTAGTGATAGCATGAGCATAAATCTATTTTGAGTTCTGTAACTCCGATTAAGACGCGGTTAGATGCGTTGGAAAGATAATTTAGAATGATATCTTATGGTATAGTATTATAATTATGGCAtagtattataatattttttattaatagtttCGGGTTAGAATGGCTTCATGTGAAACATAAGTGgacttattaattaaataaatcataatgTGGGGAATCAAGAAAAACACAATGAATTGGTTATAAACTGTtattttttactttctctttgaaacaagattacaagtgttatagaataacaaataacctctctcaccctaattaAGATTTCTactatgcaatgatgagaaacaattatgctatttataagaaaactaacACACTAAATTAAAGGTTTTTTCACacagacccattacacaagctaataACCCCAGCATACTTCGACTACAGTATGAGCACAGACTTCGAGGATATGCTATGAACTTGTCGAATTGTCAaatcaagaagctacccttcgactatTGCAGAGTTTGATCCAATTTCTCATAATTTTCAATATTGAAAAAGTGATATTTTTATACATAAACTTGCAATTTTGCACCTGTGCTTTGAGAAACTGAGAAAAACAACTCCTTTAACAGAAAACAATTAGTCACTCCATAGCAATAAAAACAACATAATGTCATGAGAAAGAACAAGACTAACCTAtcaaacaaaatattataaacataAACTATCGTGTACACTATATGTGTACATTATATCACTAATAGTGTACATGATAGTTTTAATActatttattaaattagtttaatctatttatttttttatttcatttgtttcaaccgaaatttattattttcattttgtaatattaatttttaatatttatgtgttatatattatatttaatttattatttattaacatttttataattttaataaatattataatttataatttggatATCTGAAAATTGATCCAAATTAAACAACGTGAAATTGGATCAGATggaatcatatttttttaatcaatcatccaaaaccaaaccaaaccgaaccgcaaatatttttttcattgaaTCAGATAAATTTTTACTTCAAAATCGATTCAAACTACACTGGAAACACccctaacatatatatatatatatatatatatatatatatatatatatatatatatatatatatatatacatacatacatatatatatatgtatgtatgtatatatatatgtatgtatgtatatacatacatacatacatatatatatatacatacatacatatatatatatatatatatatatatatatatatatatatatatatatatatatatatacatatatatatatgagaatgaataTGAAATATTAGAATCCatctaatgattaaaaataataaataataggaGGGAGTTATTATAACTTACGCAACATCTTGACAACTAATTCAATTTTATCTAATgactaaaaataataagtaattaaatgtggaaagagaaaattattatttattatttttaatcattagatGGATTCTAATATTTCAGATTCATTGTCaaattgaattatatatatatatatatatatatatatatatatatatatatatatatatatatatatatatatatatatatatatatatatatatatatatatatatgggataagatcaaatgacaccaaggtgtcaaagtttaatttgacaccaaatctcaaccgttaaaataattgatcaaacggtgatggtaaatagcctattttttaggagaaaaatatgctaaatattttttattattattttattacatttactatcaccgttagatcaattcttttaacggttgagattttggtgtcaaattaaactttgacaccttggtgtcatttgatcctatccctatatatatatatatgacgtatcatatgagaatgatatttttctagtaattatttaataatttcaaaaatagaTAAGAAACTTTGAAAAGTAATTTTAGGttctttctatttttaaaaaataaatgttattattttttcactatTTACAAGAAAGAATACTTTTATGAGAAGTCTACTGTTGATTTtcatatttgattttaaaattatattcaaaaaaattaaattaacggGTTAAAATCCTGACAAATACACAAATATCTTAAATTAACAAGTacttacacatatatatatatatatatatatatatatatatatatatatatatatatatatatatatatatatatatatatatatatatatatatatattatattttcatagaatttatagaataatatttatatattttctagtaattttttaattataaaaataaaagataagaaattttgaaaaataattttagattctttttttttaaatcgactgatataatttttttcatcttACTATTTACGGGAAATAATACTCTTCATTGCAAGAATTTAAATACAGTAtactatatatataatttttttggttaatacctattttcacccctaccATATATGGTTGGTTCGAAAAATCCCTCTgccaaaaaaaagttgcaagaatttccctaacatttgaagattctctcgttttaaaccttgtaaaaattttatttttgaaatcaatcttgccacttgaaggactctatcattttgaaccctgtaaattatttttttagtaaaaccaaccttGTCCGTCATATTCTAGagggtttaaaataacataatctaTAAGATTATAAAGTTCAAAATGACCGaatcttcaaatggcaaggttggttttgaaaacaaatattttacaagatttaaaacgagagaatcttcaaatgttaggggaattcttgcaatttttttttttggcagggggatttttcaaaccaaccccatatgataggggtgaaaataggtattaacccttatttttttatattttaataacatACTCGAGATAGATTCAAGactcattttaaataaaatattttaataatataaaatccctccaactaaatatattttcttcaatttcaaaattaaaagagATGTTCAAACattactttttttcttttaaaattgtagcaacaaaaataaaaattgaaacaaaCGTACTTAATCTCAAAATAGTTATTACACAATTTTTAAAACTAAGTTGATCTTAAGATTAAAAAGATGAGAgagaaagtaagagagagaagTTGTGCTAGGGTTTAGTTTTTTTCTTTGTTAGGGTTATGGCTCAAGCAAGAACAAGTGTTGAAGGAAGGTGGACTAAGGTTGTTAGAAACAAAGGAAGAGAGTTCATCAAAGCAAGGTGGTGTGTCCACTACTTTTTTCATAACAGATTTTGAAGCAAAATGGAGAGCTGAAGACTTGTTTTTTGAGTTCAAGGAATTCGGTTCGATTGAGGAAATAGTTCTTCCACCTAAAAAGGACTAGAGGGGATCGAGGTTTGGTTTTGTGAGATTCCTAGATGTGATGGATCCTAGAATGTTGTAGGTTAAGCTGGATAATGTGTGGCTGGAGGGGAGAAAGTTGAAAGCTAACATCTCGAAAATTAAAAGGAAGGAGGTTGTCTCGCTTGGTCAGAAGGGTCATTTGCAGGCCAAGGTTCATCAACAGAGGAGAAGTATTATATCTAATCAAGGAGCATACAGTAAGTTTCAAAGCTCAGGACCTTCTAAAAGTTTTGCGGAGGTGCTGAAAGGTAAGGTTGACCGAGTTTCCTCGGAGAAGACGAAAGCTTGCAAATCTTTTTTCTTCTCATCCAGCGAGAAAGAGAAGCAAGCTTTTAGAAACATGAAAGTGGGGATCACTCATTCCCCATGGCTAGCTTATGGAGTGAACCAAAGTTTACTGGAGGAGGGTTTTTTCTCTTTTAGGGCTATCCCTTTAGGCCCAAACTTGTGCCTGCTAGAGGAGTCGGTGGAGGGTGATCTAGAAGCTTTATTGAGGGATGGCGGGGAATGGAAAGACCAATGGTTTAAAGAAATTAGTATGTGGAAGGAATCAGACGTGGAATATGCTAGAGCATTGTGGATTTCATGTTACGGCATTCCTTGTCATGTGAGAAATGAAAAATTCTTGGATTCTTTGTTATCTGACATCGGCACCGTAGCGAGCTTCGATTGCATTAGACAAAAACCGGCCATAATGGATGTTTTGAAGTTAATGGTTTTTACTCACTCTGTAGATCTGATCAGGAACAAGGTTCGTGTTTGTATTGACGGTATTTGGTCCAACATTATGCTGATAGAGGAATCTCAGGTTCTTTTAGAAGAGCATGATAATTCCGGCGGTGCCTCATACGCTTCATCGGAATACTCAGGTAGTGTTTCTTCTTCTGAATTGGGAAAAAAAGGGAGTTGAAGGGTTGGAGGTTTTGGGAGAGGTTCGAGGTACAAAAGTAGGTGATATCTCTAAAAAGGACAACTCTGACTTTCAAAAGTTTGATAAGGAATTACCCAAGAAAACGGTAAAAGATTGCCCAGCTGCCGAATGTGAAGAGGGCGTTTATTATGGTGTAGAGTTTAAGGAATCTTCACCGCTTTGATCTGAGAGATTAAGCAACATAGAAAGTTTACCCTCTCTTTCTTTGAGTCATGTAGCATGTAGTCTAGAGAAAGCAGGTCCTCATCCTAGCGAGCAGGAAGTGACGATTCTAAAAAGGGAAGGGCCCGTAAGTATTTTTGTCATTGTTCCTTCTGAGGTGGAATCCTCACCTATTCTCTCTAATGGGCCTTCCAAGAATAAAGTTTGTTTCTTCACAAAAGgcccaaaagaagaagaaaggaatGGCCCATCTGTAGAGGTTGTACATGGCCCAACTTTTGACCCTTTAGAAGTACTGTACAGAGGTCTATTCAGCCCAATACGAGTTTCAACTGAAAGAGTCATTAGGAAGAAGTCCCTAATTGCTTCTATCCCAGATCGTGAGACATTTACGGAGACAGGGGAAGCGGAGAAGATTGGTAAAACGAAGAATTCCAGAAAGGTGCGCAAAAGATGAGAGAAGTTCTTAATCTAGGTTCGGTGGTGGAGAATTTTGTTTATCCGGCGGAGATTTGCGAACCTACTAGGCAGGAGCTGCGCACCTCTCTTCCAGGTTCCATTCCAGGTTCCAATTCATTTTCTAAAAATAACTTTCTCCCTGGGGCTCTACCTCTTTCCAGTGAATCTCTGAATCATTCTGATATAAGAAATTGCAACTCTAGGATAGTTAATGATGTTTTGAGTAAAGCTTCGATAGGATTATGGAACTCTATGATTAGGCTGGGAATTTCTAATGTGTCTTCGGACTTTGATCCTGTTAGTAAGCTAGGGGAGTTAGAGAGACGGGAGAAAAAAGAGGAGTTACAATCAAAGGGGAAAAATAGTTTGGTTGTTAAATGATAGTATTTTCATTAAACATGAGAGGAGGTGGAAACAGTGCTAAAAGAAAGAGAGTTGGCAATTTCAACAGGAAAGGGGAGGTAGATATTAGCTTTATTCAGGAGACCAAATTGAGTAATATGGACAGTGGCATCGTTAGATATTTATGAGGAGATGATATGGTGGAATGGTCCTTTTTGGAGGCGGTCGGGGCGTCCGGAGGTTTGTTAACTATGTGGAAGAAGGACCTTTTCAATCTGGTCTTTAGTTTTAAAGGGCAAGGTTACCTTGGCCTTTGTGTGGAGAAGAACGGAAAGTTGATTTATTTTGTCAATGTTTACGCTTCGTGTGATATTAATCGTAGAATGGAATCCTGGAAGAGATTGATAGAGTTCAAGATGAAAAATGAGAAGGGAGCTTGGTGCATAGGAGGTGACTTCAACTCTATTTCATCTTTGGAGGAAATAGTTGGTAAATCAGGAAGGAACTATAGAAGGGAGATGTCGGAGTTCAATGCCTTTATAGAAGAAATGGATTTGGTGGATCTTCCAACAATTGGAGGAAAATTCACTTGGTTCAATAGTAACGGTAAAGCCATGAGCCGGATCGATAGATTCCTCCTTTCGGAAgactttattgatgattggaaggTGGAAGGCCAATTCATTGGTGAAAGAGATGTTTCGGATCACGCTTTGATTTGGTTGAAAGATAAGAGTCGAAATTGGGGCCCAAAACCCTTTAGATTCATCAACTCATGGTTTGATCATGTAGATTCTAACTCATTTGTTAAAAAGGAGTGgaacatcattgacataaaagGGAGAGGTGATTTTTGCTTGGTAGAGAAGTTGAGAATTCTAAAGAAGAGACTTGCTTGGTGGAACAAGGAGATTTATGGGTGGACTGACCTTAACTTAGAGAAGGTCGGGGAACGCTACTAAAGAATTTTCGGCTCAAAGAGGTTTACGCCAAGGAGATCGGTTGTCGCCTTTACTTTTCGTTATGGTTATGGAAGGATTAACTTCTATCGTCAATAAATCGATTGAAGTGAGGGATTATAAACCTTTTAGATACGGTGAAGCGGAGGTAGAGGTAGTCGACATTATTCAATTTGTGGACGATACCGTCATCTTAGGGGAGCCATCTTTTGATAATCTTTGGAGTTTGAAAGTgattttgagagcttttgaaattGCGTCGGGGCTAAAAATCAATTTCAACAAAAGCAACGTTTTAGGAGTTAATGTGAGTGATTGGATTATGCATTTGGCTACTTCATTCCTCGCTTGCAAAAAATGAACTTTCCCTTTTAAATTCCTAGGCATTTTGGTGGGTGCTAATCCTAGAAGAAAAAAGACTTGGAAGGATCTTATTTACAACATCAAGAAGAGATTATCATCTTGGAAAGGGAGGAACATTTCTATTGGGGGAAGGTTGACCCTAATCAATTCGGTTCTAAACGCTATCCCTACTTTCTCCTTATCTTTCTTTAAAGCCCCGAAGAATATCATTCAAGAGATAAGAGAGATCCAAAGCAATTTTTTGTGGAGCGGTGACGCGAATAAAAGGAGTATTCATTGGGTTAGATGGGAGATAGTTTGCAAGTCAAAGGATGAAGGAGGTTTGTGGATTAGGGATGTGAGTGACATATACAAAGCGCTTCTACTTAAATGGAAATGGCGTATTCTTACGGAGAAAGAAGCTATTTGGAGGAGATTCATTGACTTAAGGTATCTTAATCCAAAACTCAAGGTTCAAGAGAATACCAGAGATATTCTTAGTCAAGACGATTCTATATGGTGGAGAGATGTCATGACTAACAACGTGAATATAGGAGGTTTAGAGGAAGGCTTCTCAAGTTTTGTTAATTGTCGTTTGAGAAACGGTAAAACATCCTTTTTTTGGGATAGTATTTGGTTGGGAAATCAAACAATTCGGGCCTCATTTCCATATTTGTATGATTTATCAACCAAAAAACTATCTTCGGTTGAGGACTTTTTGCAGGCCTAGGGAGACGACACTCGCTGGAACACGCAGTGCCTGTTTGGTTCTTATTCTGTCTCTGTGCAGGGATTGTTTCTGTCCGCGGCTGCTCTCAGTAGGGATCCCGTGTAGCATCAGTGGAGGGAGCTTCAAGCTAGGTTGCATCTGGTTATCTTGGACACCGAGGAAGAGGACGAGCACGTTTGGAATTTGAACGCCACCGGAGAGTTTAAGGTGTCTAATGTTACTATGCAGGCGGAGGAAGCCAAAGAATCTGCTTGGCCTCCAATCACTGTCGGATGGATGAAAGCTGTTTGGAATCTTAAAATTCCAATCCGTATCCAGGTTTTTTCTTGGAGACTATTGGATGAGAAACTTCCTGCTAAAGACCAGCTGATCCGAAGGGGAGTCCCTAACATTTCTTTGTCCGCTTGCTTGTTTTGTGAGGAACATCCGGAGTCTATAAATCACATGTTTTTTGAATGCTCGGTGGCATTAACAATCTGGCGCAAAATTTTTGTTTGGCTGGGGGCTGATTCTCTGTTATCTTTAGCAAAATTTATGGCTTTAGGTCCCATTCTTGAAAAGGTAAAGAGGGTTAGCATCAAAGCTAAGATTTTCACCATTTGGATAGCAACAACATGGAGTATTTGGTGTATGAGAAACACCATGGTGTTTGATAATATTCCTTATAGTTTTGATTGGGTCTATAACAATGTTATTATTTCTTCTTGGAGGTGGTTGTTCTCAAGTCAAGCTTTGTCCAATTTCGGTTTTTACGATTGGTATAAGGCTCCCTTAGTTGGCTTTTGATCCTTTATTAGGGTTGTtctttttgtaagggttgcacccctagtgcgttTTCTATATatcaattgcttattgaaaaaaaatgataGAATAAACAACATTCTTTTATTATATCTATATGATTTACGATGCTGTTTTTGGTGCGCACCTATTTTTTTATGGTCTTTTAGCCATTTAATAGGGGTTATTTTGGGTGGTTTTAAAATCCTATAGTCTAAAATTGCATCATCACTTTCTCAAACATATATGTAATTAATGATTAGAATAGTAATATCCCCACTTCAATTTGTCTTAGTCATAGAGTGTCTATATAAACCCTTGAACAATTTGAAAAGGAATCCAGACTTCAACTACAATCCTAAATGTGAAAGATTAAAgattactaacatttgttttgtAGATGACTTTTATCATGTTAGTAAGAGGAGATGAAATATATGTTCAACTCATGATGAGAGAATTCAAACAATTTTCTGATGTAACTGGATTGAAAGGTAACCCTGTCAAGTGCAAGATTTATTTTGGAGGAGTCACAATGCAAGAAGAGATGAAAATTCTAATTGTCATTGGTTTTGCTGAGGGGAAattacctttcaaataccttggAGTACCTCTCTCAAGTAGGAAGCTAAACATACATCAATGCCAACCCCTCATTAATAAAATAGTGTCAAAGATACACCATTGGACTGCAAAACTCTTGACTTATGCAGGTCAATATCAACTTGTCAAAATTGTTCTTTATTGTGACAACTTATTGGATACAAGTTTTTCTAATTCCAAAAAAAGTGATGAAGCAAATTGAAACAAACTTTAGGAACTTTCTTTGGAGTGGTAAAGAAGCAGGTAGCAGAAAGGAATTAGAGGCCtgggacaatatatatgagagtaaAATAATAGAAGGTTTGgatgttgttggtgcacaaagaataaagatgatgacaaagagaataacggtgCAAAGAGTAGTGAGAGAGAATAATATCGTTGTTGAtaaatgatagctattacaaggctatttatacaaaagaaaattcttgCCACATCAGCCCTAAtaaagtaaacttagtgaacaagtctaaaggtacacatagtacaaaactaacaaatactaaagtacccttactaataaacagctaagctaatgggacccagaagataacatcttctggtcaacaacatcttctgagtaatcatcagaagatcagccctcatcagaacttctgatgctcatcttctgatcagaacttctgatgctcatcttctgaatattgaattactcttcaataccatcccttaattcatattcttcaatcaaagctgacaacgccaattccatcccttaagagcagaaattgattcgtcttgatcgccttcgtcagaacatctgccatctgcttctgagtgctacagtgcacaacttctaatgttccattctggacttggcttctcaagaaatgatacttagtctcaatatgcttgcttcttccgtgtaacacaggATTCTTGggaagattgattgcagacttgttatcaatcatcagcttcagaggcttcttcactctaatcttcagatcttctaatagattcagaagccacacagcttgacatgcagctacaacgCCTat
Encoded proteins:
- the LOC131658877 gene encoding uncharacterized protein LOC131658877; the encoded protein is MVEWSFLEAVGASGGLLTMWKKDLFNLVFSFKGQGYLGLCVEKNGKLIYFVNVYASCDINRRMESWKRLIEFKMKNEKGAWCIGGDFNSISSLEEIVGKSGRNYRREMSEFNAFIEEMDLVDLPTIGGKFTWFNSNGKAMSRIDRFLLSEDFIDDWKVEGQFIGERDVSDHALIWLKDKSRNWGPKPFRFINSWFDHVDSNSFVKKEWNIIDIKGRGDFCLVEKLRILKKRLAWWNKEIYGWTDLNLEKVGERY